In Arthrobacter sp. QXT-31, one genomic interval encodes:
- a CDS encoding TrkH family potassium uptake protein: protein MTQSQSRSKSPANWHPGAPEREGLWIFTGIRDFIDDIANTSPARLALSAFVVVILLFTGLLSLPASSATGDFTPIHQALFTAVSAVCVTGLTVVSTAVHWSFFGQLIILIGIFVGGLGTLTLASLLALMVSKKLGVRGKLIAQEAMNAGRLGEVGTLLRIVITTSVVIEAALAIALIPRFMVLGEPFWQSVWHGVFYAISSFNNAGFTPHSDGIVPYETDLWILIPLMLGVFLGSLGFPVVMVLQQNGLNWHKWNLHTKLTIQVSFILLAAGTVLWALMEWDNARTIGGMSLGDKITHSLFASVMTRSGGFNLVDQNQMESTTMLLTDALMFAGGGSASTAGGIKVTTIAVMFLAIIAEARGDADVKVYGRTIPEGTMRVAISVIVAGATLVSASAFLLLQISGASLDRVLFETISAFATVGLSTNLSAELPPSGVYVLSALMFAGRVGTVTLAAALALRQRSQLYHYPEERPIIG, encoded by the coding sequence ATGACCCAAAGCCAGTCGAGGTCCAAAAGCCCGGCCAACTGGCACCCCGGAGCGCCGGAGCGCGAGGGCCTTTGGATATTCACGGGCATCCGTGACTTCATCGACGACATCGCCAACACGTCGCCGGCCCGCCTTGCCCTGAGCGCGTTCGTGGTGGTCATCCTCCTCTTCACCGGCCTCCTGTCGCTGCCCGCGTCCTCGGCAACCGGCGACTTCACCCCGATCCACCAGGCCCTCTTCACCGCCGTCTCGGCTGTCTGCGTCACGGGCCTGACCGTGGTGTCCACCGCCGTGCACTGGTCCTTCTTCGGGCAGCTCATCATTCTGATCGGCATCTTCGTCGGCGGCCTCGGCACGCTGACCCTGGCTTCGCTGCTGGCCCTGATGGTGAGCAAGAAGCTTGGTGTCCGCGGCAAGCTCATCGCCCAGGAGGCCATGAACGCCGGCCGCCTTGGCGAGGTGGGTACGCTGCTGCGGATCGTCATCACCACCTCGGTGGTCATCGAGGCCGCCCTCGCGATCGCCCTGATCCCGCGCTTCATGGTCCTCGGCGAGCCGTTCTGGCAGTCCGTCTGGCACGGTGTCTTCTACGCCATCTCGTCCTTCAACAACGCCGGCTTCACCCCGCACTCGGACGGCATCGTCCCCTACGAAACAGACCTCTGGATCCTCATCCCCCTCATGCTGGGCGTGTTCCTGGGCAGCCTGGGCTTCCCCGTGGTCATGGTCCTGCAGCAGAACGGGCTGAACTGGCACAAGTGGAACCTGCACACGAAGCTCACCATCCAGGTCTCGTTTATCCTGCTCGCTGCCGGCACGGTGCTGTGGGCCCTCATGGAGTGGGACAACGCCCGCACCATCGGCGGCATGAGCCTGGGCGACAAGATCACGCACTCCCTTTTCGCCTCCGTAATGACCCGCTCCGGCGGCTTCAACCTGGTGGACCAGAACCAGATGGAATCCACCACCATGCTGCTGACGGACGCCCTCATGTTCGCCGGCGGCGGCTCGGCTTCAACGGCCGGCGGCATCAAGGTGACCACCATCGCCGTCATGTTCCTGGCCATCATCGCCGAGGCCCGCGGCGACGCGGACGTCAAGGTCTATGGCCGCACCATCCCCGAGGGGACCATGCGCGTGGCGATCTCGGTGATCGTGGCAGGTGCCACGCTGGTTTCCGCGTCCGCGTTCCTGCTTCTGCAGATCAGCGGGGCGTCGCTGGACCGGGTGCTGTTCGAAACCATCTCGGCGTTTGCCACTGTCGGCCTGAGCACCAACCTCAGCGCCGAGCTGCCGCCGTCGGGCGTGTATGTCCTGTCCGCCCTGATGTTCGCCGGCCGCGTCGGCACCGTCACCCTCGCCGCTGCCCTGGCACTGCGCCAGCGCAGCCAGCTGTACCACTACCCGGAAGAGAGGCCCATCATTGGCTAA
- a CDS encoding DUF7059 domain-containing protein — MTEPTHFTTGNTPDAPRSDHPDLLQALAADLREVGYTLEGVAELLGESANAALDRDQLIPALIVTEEAAASEPRTAALAAVVRFWLLAVPQEAEVLDAALPRTRAAGLAALGLAKITGTQVTAEADLRPYGWDSGDGGVEIWVASDLAAHQRPGVLRYDHVLGIGQASTTLVQSTIRRPAGRALDLGTGCGIQTFHLLQHAGHVTATDVSARALAFTRFNLLLNADALAIDPARPAERVSLRLGSLLEPVAGEAFDLVVSNPPFVITPRTAGEAAADQFTYRDGGLPGDDIVASLIRSLPDVLAPGGTAQLLGNWEIREGSAWDERPQSWAGPDTDAWFIQREQVGPEQYAETWLQDSSETRDRRHYQDAYGAYLADFASRNVEGIGFGMVFLRRPAAEPRIRRFEEITYPIEQPVGPHLGAAVERADWLAEHDVSAAHLLVAEDVTEERHQRPGAEHPGVILLRQGAGLRRTNLLSTELAGFVSACDGELTAGQIIGALEALLGGTEEFDGDAFRRGLLAEVSNLVRDGFLLPADPA, encoded by the coding sequence GTGACTGAACCAACGCACTTCACCACCGGCAACACTCCCGACGCACCGCGCAGCGACCATCCCGACCTCCTGCAGGCGCTGGCCGCGGACCTCCGCGAGGTGGGCTACACCCTGGAAGGAGTCGCGGAACTGCTGGGGGAGTCGGCCAACGCTGCCCTGGACCGGGACCAGCTCATCCCCGCACTGATCGTGACTGAAGAGGCAGCCGCCAGTGAGCCGCGCACCGCGGCCCTGGCCGCCGTCGTGCGTTTCTGGCTGTTGGCCGTTCCGCAGGAAGCCGAAGTGCTCGACGCCGCGCTGCCGCGGACCCGTGCAGCCGGCCTGGCGGCACTTGGGCTGGCAAAAATAACGGGGACCCAGGTGACCGCCGAAGCGGACCTGCGGCCCTACGGCTGGGACTCCGGCGACGGCGGTGTCGAGATCTGGGTGGCCAGCGACCTCGCCGCACACCAGCGGCCCGGGGTACTCCGGTACGACCACGTGCTGGGAATCGGGCAGGCGTCCACCACCCTCGTCCAGTCCACGATCCGGCGGCCTGCCGGCAGGGCGCTGGACCTGGGCACCGGCTGCGGCATCCAGACCTTCCACCTTCTGCAGCATGCCGGCCACGTCACGGCCACGGACGTCTCGGCGCGCGCCCTCGCGTTCACCCGCTTCAACCTCCTGCTCAACGCCGACGCGCTGGCCATTGATCCTGCGCGGCCGGCAGAGCGCGTGAGCCTGCGGCTGGGATCGCTCCTGGAGCCTGTTGCCGGCGAGGCGTTCGACCTCGTGGTGTCCAATCCGCCGTTCGTCATCACCCCGCGCACCGCCGGCGAGGCCGCGGCTGACCAGTTCACCTACCGTGACGGCGGACTGCCGGGGGACGACATCGTCGCGTCGCTCATCCGCTCGCTGCCCGATGTGCTCGCCCCGGGCGGAACAGCCCAGCTTCTGGGCAACTGGGAGATCCGGGAGGGCTCGGCCTGGGATGAACGGCCGCAGAGCTGGGCCGGCCCGGACACCGACGCGTGGTTCATCCAGCGCGAACAGGTGGGGCCGGAGCAGTACGCGGAGACCTGGCTGCAGGATTCCTCCGAAACCCGCGACCGCCGGCACTACCAGGATGCCTATGGCGCCTACCTGGCGGATTTTGCGTCGCGGAATGTCGAAGGGATCGGCTTCGGCATGGTGTTCCTGCGCCGGCCGGCCGCTGAACCGCGTATCCGCCGGTTCGAGGAGATCACCTACCCCATTGAACAGCCTGTCGGCCCGCATCTGGGTGCAGCGGTGGAACGGGCCGACTGGCTGGCCGAGCACGATGTTTCCGCCGCCCACCTGCTGGTGGCCGAGGACGTCACCGAGGAGCGGCACCAGCGCCCCGGCGCAGAGCATCCCGGTGTGATCCTGCTCCGCCAGGGCGCCGGGCTGCGCCGCACCAACCTGCTGAGCACCGAACTGGCCGGTTTTGTCTCTGCATGCGACGGCGAGCTGACCGCCGGGCAGATCATCGGCGCCCTTGAGGCGCTGCTGGGCGGGACGGAGGAGTTCGACGGCGACGCCTTCCGGCGCGGGCTGCTCGCCGAGGTGTCCAACCTGGTCCGCGACGGATTCCTGCTGCCCGCAGACCCGGCCTGA
- a CDS encoding ArsR/SmtB family transcription factor has product MRTDRPSPEPPQTPAAAVEAAAPEPESAAAAGPEPAGAPRRRNRQEKKVEITDPKAIRALAHAARLEVISELYSTQSSRTATELAQQTGLTPSAMSYHLRALQKWGIVIPAEASDDARERRWKAAGTDFAINSGGAVAGPDFAVIDIELDAFRRRASAYARARDEHRQRGGAEEAPPAVLLASNLLYLTAEQRGELTERVFELLRGYELEDPTSIPPGAERIATMWSMIPDDRTLPEP; this is encoded by the coding sequence ATGAGGACTGACAGGCCGTCGCCGGAGCCGCCGCAAACCCCTGCGGCCGCGGTTGAAGCGGCTGCGCCGGAACCGGAATCCGCGGCTGCGGCGGGACCCGAACCTGCGGGTGCGCCGCGGCGCAGGAACCGGCAGGAAAAGAAGGTGGAAATCACCGATCCCAAAGCGATCCGCGCGCTGGCCCATGCCGCCCGGCTGGAGGTCATCTCCGAGCTGTACTCCACACAGTCCAGCCGGACAGCAACCGAACTCGCGCAGCAGACCGGGCTCACTCCCAGTGCCATGAGCTACCACCTCCGCGCGCTGCAGAAGTGGGGCATCGTCATCCCGGCCGAGGCGTCGGACGATGCCCGTGAACGCCGGTGGAAAGCGGCGGGCACGGACTTTGCGATCAACTCGGGTGGCGCTGTGGCCGGCCCGGACTTTGCCGTGATCGACATCGAACTTGATGCGTTCCGGCGCCGGGCCAGCGCCTACGCCCGCGCCCGGGACGAACATCGCCAGCGCGGCGGGGCGGAGGAGGCGCCGCCGGCTGTGCTGCTCGCCAGCAACCTCCTTTACCTCACGGCAGAACAGCGCGGCGAGCTGACGGAAAGGGTCTTTGAGCTGCTCCGGGGCTATGAACTGGAGGATCCCACCAGCATTCCGCCGGGTGCCGAGCGGATTGCCACCATGTGGTCCATGATTCCCGATGACCGCACACTGCCGGAGCCGTGA
- a CDS encoding Ppx/GppA phosphatase family protein yields MRLGVLDIGSNTVHLLLVDAHPGARPVPFASHKRPLSLVQYLDADGNITDAGQHELTEFVLEAWEFAARHKAEDLLAFCTSAIREATNGPAVLARVKHETTVTLQELTGSEEASMTFFAVRRWYGWAAGTVLNFDIGGGSFEMALGQDELPELATSVPLGASRLTRDWLHEDPPSAKSVKELRRYIRATLKPVVRSFNEVGRANVVAGTSKTFRSLARIAGAAPSAAGPYVKRDLNRTDLGIWAQRISAMKSEDRLHLPGVSEARANQLLAGALVAEAALELFEYKKIKICPWALREGLILRRLDQLVFDGPLEPAPHVGIQQASALPAL; encoded by the coding sequence ATGCGGCTAGGCGTCCTCGACATCGGTTCCAACACTGTCCACCTCCTGCTGGTGGACGCCCACCCCGGCGCACGGCCTGTGCCCTTCGCCTCGCACAAGCGGCCCCTGTCGCTGGTGCAGTACCTCGATGCGGACGGCAACATCACGGACGCCGGCCAGCACGAGCTCACGGAGTTCGTGCTGGAGGCCTGGGAGTTCGCGGCCCGCCACAAGGCCGAAGACCTGCTGGCATTCTGTACGTCGGCCATCCGCGAGGCCACCAACGGGCCCGCGGTCCTGGCCCGGGTCAAGCACGAAACCACGGTGACGCTGCAGGAGCTCACGGGCAGCGAGGAAGCGTCCATGACCTTCTTCGCCGTCCGACGCTGGTATGGCTGGGCCGCCGGCACCGTCCTGAACTTCGACATCGGCGGCGGTTCGTTTGAAATGGCGCTCGGGCAGGACGAGCTGCCGGAACTGGCCACGTCCGTGCCCCTCGGCGCGAGCCGGCTGACCCGGGACTGGCTGCATGAGGACCCGCCGTCGGCGAAGAGCGTCAAGGAACTGCGCCGCTACATCCGGGCGACCCTCAAGCCGGTGGTCCGCAGCTTCAACGAGGTGGGCAGGGCGAACGTCGTGGCCGGCACCTCCAAGACCTTTCGTTCCCTGGCGCGGATCGCCGGGGCAGCCCCCAGCGCTGCTGGTCCCTACGTGAAACGCGACCTGAACCGCACAGACCTGGGCATTTGGGCGCAGCGGATTTCCGCCATGAAGTCCGAGGACCGGCTCCACCTGCCGGGCGTCTCCGAGGCCCGCGCCAACCAGCTCCTTGCCGGTGCGCTGGTGGCCGAGGCGGCACTGGAGCTTTTTGAGTACAAGAAAATCAAGATCTGCCCATGGGCCCTGCGCGAGGGCCTCATCCTCCGGCGCCTCGACCAACTGGTGTTCGACGGTCCGCTGGAACCCGCCCCGCACGTGGGCATCCAGCAGGCCTCCGCTCTGCCTGCGCTTTAG
- a CDS encoding potassium channel family protein, protein MANSSGAPARPAHNAPVLVIGLGRFGSSTAEQLVKQGREVLAIERDRSLVQKWAPLLTHVVEADATNIDALRQLGAQEFSSAVVGVGTSIESSVLITVNLVDLGIEHLWVKAITPSHGKILTRIGANHVIYPEADAGVRAAHLVSGRMLDFIEFDDDFAIVKMYPPRETVGFTLDESKVRSKYGVTIVGVKSPGEDFTYARPETKVSARDMLIVSGHVDLLERFAARP, encoded by the coding sequence TTGGCTAATTCCTCAGGTGCCCCCGCCCGCCCCGCCCACAACGCACCGGTACTGGTGATCGGGCTGGGCCGCTTCGGCTCCTCCACGGCCGAGCAGCTGGTGAAGCAGGGACGCGAGGTGCTGGCCATCGAGCGCGACAGGTCCCTCGTCCAGAAGTGGGCCCCCCTCCTGACCCACGTGGTGGAGGCGGACGCCACCAACATCGACGCGCTGCGCCAGCTGGGTGCGCAGGAGTTCAGTTCTGCCGTCGTCGGCGTCGGCACGTCCATTGAGTCCTCGGTGCTCATCACCGTGAACCTGGTGGACCTCGGCATCGAGCACCTGTGGGTCAAGGCCATCACGCCGTCGCACGGCAAAATCCTCACCCGCATCGGCGCCAACCACGTCATCTACCCCGAGGCCGACGCCGGCGTCCGCGCCGCGCACCTGGTCTCCGGGCGCATGCTGGACTTCATCGAGTTCGACGACGACTTCGCGATCGTCAAGATGTATCCCCCGCGTGAAACAGTAGGTTTCACGCTGGACGAGTCCAAGGTGCGGTCCAAGTACGGCGTGACCATCGTGGGCGTGAAGTCCCCGGGTGAAGACTTCACCTACGCTCGGCCCGAGACCAAGGTGTCCGCCCGCGACATGCTGATCGTCTCCGGCCACGTGGACCTGCTGGAACGGTTCGCCGCGCGGCCGTAG
- the topA gene encoding type I DNA topoisomerase — MPSKAKTGKKLVIVESPAKSKTIAKYLGEGFIVEASIGHIRDLPQPSELPADLKKTSLGKFAVDVENDFKPYYVVSPDKKKKVAELKAQLKDADALYLATDGDREGEAIAWHLLEVLKPKVPVYRMTFGEITKEAIHRAMDNLRDVDAALVDAQETRRILDRLYGYEISPVLWRKVARGLSAGRVQSVVTRMVVDRERERMAFKAASYWDLTGQFGADAGSFKAKLAAVDGAKVATGRDFNDDGELTSRNVAHLNEELATSLAAALQDADFRVRSVDTKPYTRRPAAPFTTSTLQQEAGRKLRFSSKSTMQIAQRLYENGYITYMRTDSSALSDEAVTAARRQASELYGPEYVPQSPRVYTSKAANAQEAHEAIRPAGDSFRTPAQVAQQLSGDEFRLYELIWKRTVASQMADAKGSTATIRLGALATDGRDAEFSASGTVITFPGFLAAYEEGKDESRGDDDSDEGRRLPNVAKGDGLSASDIIAVGHETSPPPRYTEASLTAELEKKGIGRPSTYASTISTIQDRGYVRKQGSALVPSWIAFSVVRLLEQHFTDYVDYEFTADMEGDLDKIANGQAVGAAWLKHFYYGEDTDPGLLSIVNNLGEIDAREINSVPIADGITLRVGKFGPYLESSLPTVDPKTGEVVESARANVPDDLAPDELTAEKAVELMETAAPEERVLGADPHTGHTVVAKNGRYGAYVTEIIPEMTEEQLASLPVEYYKNGKPKPPKKPVKAKPRTGSLFKSMTVESVTLDEALQLMSLPRVLGEDAEGNPITVQNGRFGPYLKKGTDSRSIGSEEEIFTITLEQALEIYSQPKQRGARAAVPPLAEFGPDPVSEKNIVVKEGRFGPYITDGITNITVPRSTSLEELTRERAVELLAEKRAKGPVKRTTTRKAPAKKAAAKK, encoded by the coding sequence GTGCCAAGCAAGGCCAAAACCGGCAAGAAACTCGTGATTGTGGAGTCTCCGGCCAAGAGCAAGACCATCGCCAAGTACCTGGGCGAGGGCTTCATCGTTGAGGCCTCCATCGGTCACATCCGCGACCTGCCGCAGCCGTCCGAGCTCCCCGCGGACCTGAAGAAGACCTCCCTGGGCAAGTTCGCCGTCGACGTCGAAAACGACTTCAAGCCCTACTACGTCGTCTCCCCGGACAAGAAGAAAAAGGTGGCCGAGCTCAAGGCCCAGCTCAAAGACGCCGACGCGCTCTATCTCGCAACCGATGGGGACCGCGAGGGCGAAGCCATCGCGTGGCACCTCCTGGAGGTCCTGAAGCCCAAGGTCCCCGTGTACCGGATGACCTTCGGCGAAATCACCAAGGAAGCCATCCACCGGGCCATGGACAACCTGCGCGACGTCGATGCCGCCCTGGTGGACGCCCAGGAAACCCGCCGCATCCTGGACCGCCTTTACGGCTACGAGATCTCCCCGGTGCTGTGGCGCAAAGTGGCGCGCGGACTGTCCGCCGGCCGCGTGCAGTCCGTTGTCACCCGCATGGTGGTGGACCGCGAACGGGAGCGCATGGCGTTCAAGGCCGCGTCCTACTGGGACCTCACCGGGCAGTTCGGGGCGGACGCCGGCTCCTTCAAGGCGAAGCTCGCCGCCGTTGACGGCGCCAAGGTCGCCACCGGCCGGGATTTTAACGACGACGGCGAACTCACCTCGCGCAATGTGGCGCACCTGAACGAGGAACTCGCCACCTCCCTGGCAGCCGCCCTGCAGGACGCCGATTTCCGCGTCCGCTCGGTGGACACCAAGCCGTACACGCGCCGCCCGGCGGCGCCGTTCACCACCTCCACGCTGCAGCAGGAGGCCGGCCGCAAGCTGCGGTTCTCGTCCAAGAGCACCATGCAGATCGCCCAGCGGCTGTACGAGAACGGCTACATCACCTATATGCGTACGGACTCCTCGGCGCTGAGCGACGAGGCCGTCACGGCCGCCCGCCGCCAGGCTTCCGAGCTCTACGGCCCCGAATACGTGCCGCAGTCGCCGCGTGTCTACACCAGCAAGGCCGCCAACGCCCAGGAGGCCCACGAGGCCATCCGTCCCGCCGGTGACTCCTTCCGCACCCCGGCCCAGGTTGCCCAGCAACTCAGCGGCGACGAGTTCCGGCTGTACGAACTGATCTGGAAGCGCACCGTCGCCTCGCAGATGGCCGACGCCAAGGGCTCCACGGCCACCATCCGGCTGGGCGCTCTGGCCACCGACGGCCGCGACGCCGAATTCTCCGCCTCCGGCACGGTCATCACGTTCCCCGGCTTCCTGGCCGCCTACGAGGAAGGCAAGGACGAAAGCCGCGGCGACGACGATTCCGACGAGGGCCGCCGGCTGCCGAACGTCGCGAAGGGCGACGGGCTGTCCGCCTCCGACATCATCGCCGTCGGGCATGAGACCTCGCCGCCGCCGCGCTACACTGAAGCTTCCCTGACGGCCGAGCTGGAGAAGAAGGGCATCGGACGCCCGTCGACCTACGCCTCCACGATCTCCACTATCCAGGACCGCGGCTACGTGCGGAAGCAGGGCTCTGCCCTGGTGCCGAGCTGGATCGCCTTCTCCGTGGTGCGGCTCCTCGAACAGCACTTCACGGATTATGTGGATTACGAGTTCACTGCCGACATGGAAGGCGACCTGGACAAGATCGCCAACGGCCAGGCCGTGGGTGCCGCCTGGCTCAAGCACTTCTACTACGGCGAGGACACCGATCCCGGCCTGCTGAGCATCGTGAACAACCTGGGTGAGATCGACGCCCGGGAGATCAACTCCGTGCCCATCGCCGACGGCATCACGCTGCGGGTCGGCAAGTTCGGGCCGTACCTGGAGAGCTCGCTGCCCACGGTGGACCCCAAGACGGGTGAAGTGGTGGAGTCCGCCCGCGCCAACGTCCCGGACGATCTTGCCCCGGACGAGCTGACGGCCGAGAAGGCCGTGGAGCTCATGGAAACCGCGGCTCCCGAGGAACGGGTCCTGGGCGCTGACCCGCACACCGGGCACACGGTTGTAGCCAAGAACGGCCGGTACGGCGCCTATGTCACCGAGATCATCCCCGAGATGACCGAGGAGCAGCTGGCCAGCCTGCCCGTGGAGTACTACAAGAACGGCAAGCCCAAGCCGCCGAAGAAGCCCGTCAAGGCCAAGCCGCGCACCGGTTCGCTGTTCAAATCCATGACCGTGGAATCTGTGACCCTGGACGAGGCGCTGCAGCTGATGAGCCTTCCGCGCGTGCTCGGTGAGGACGCCGAGGGCAACCCGATCACGGTGCAGAACGGCCGTTTCGGGCCGTACCTGAAGAAGGGCACGGACTCGCGGTCCATCGGCTCGGAAGAGGAAATCTTCACCATCACGCTGGAACAGGCATTGGAGATCTACTCCCAGCCCAAGCAGCGCGGTGCCCGCGCGGCCGTGCCGCCGCTGGCCGAATTCGGTCCGGACCCGGTGTCGGAGAAGAACATCGTGGTGAAGGAGGGCCGCTTCGGTCCGTACATCACCGACGGCATCACCAACATCACGGTGCCCCGCAGCACGTCACTGGAGGAACTGACCCGGGAACGCGCCGTCGAACTTCTGGCCGAAAAGCGGGCCAAGGGCCCGGTCAAGCGCACCACCACGCGCAAGGCCCCGGCCAAGAAGGCTGCCGCGAAGAAGTAG
- the proC gene encoding pyrroline-5-carboxylate reductase — translation MSNRIAFLGCGSMNEAILGGLLEGGMDPMEIVATVRRAERAAELAERHAGITAIAGSEEPDNNKQAAKAAGIVILGVKPVGIAELAREISDSLSPDAIVISVAAAVSIAQLEAALPAGQPVIRTMPNTPAKLGRGVVSVSPGTNCTPEQLQRAKDILGAVGTVVEIPEEQVDALSAISGSGPAYAFYLAEAMAAAGVELGLDQELALLLARETVAGAGLMLAEPGAEPSALRKAVTSPNGTTERAIATFDDRGMPAIIAAGARAAADRAAEITKQLG, via the coding sequence ATGAGCAACCGAATCGCATTCCTTGGCTGTGGATCAATGAACGAGGCCATTTTGGGCGGCCTGCTGGAGGGGGGCATGGATCCCATGGAGATCGTGGCCACCGTCCGCCGCGCGGAACGTGCAGCGGAGCTGGCGGAACGGCACGCCGGCATCACGGCCATCGCCGGCAGCGAAGAACCTGACAACAACAAGCAGGCCGCGAAGGCTGCAGGCATTGTCATTCTCGGCGTGAAGCCCGTGGGTATCGCCGAGCTCGCCCGGGAAATCAGTGACTCCCTTTCCCCCGATGCGATCGTCATTAGCGTTGCTGCCGCCGTCTCCATCGCCCAGCTCGAAGCCGCGCTGCCCGCTGGTCAGCCGGTGATCCGGACGATGCCCAACACCCCGGCGAAGCTGGGCCGCGGCGTGGTCTCGGTGTCTCCCGGCACCAACTGCACGCCCGAGCAGCTCCAGCGGGCGAAAGACATCCTCGGCGCCGTGGGGACCGTCGTCGAAATCCCGGAGGAGCAGGTGGACGCCCTCAGCGCCATCAGCGGTTCCGGTCCGGCCTACGCGTTCTACCTGGCCGAGGCCATGGCCGCCGCCGGCGTCGAACTCGGCCTTGACCAGGAGCTGGCGCTCTTGCTGGCACGCGAAACCGTGGCGGGGGCCGGCCTCATGCTGGCCGAACCCGGCGCCGAACCCAGCGCCCTGCGCAAAGCCGTGACCAGCCCCAACGGCACCACCGAACGGGCCATCGCAACCTTCGATGACCGCGGCATGCCGGCCATCATCGCCGCAGGCGCCCGCGCCGCGGCTGACCGCGCGGCCGAGATCACCAAGCAGCTCGGCTAG
- a CDS encoding SseB family protein, translating to MTEQPEPADTTPLNDLEEKLARGGHPDADPVDVILSFLNNEVYIISSDTLEGEDSQVEPLVLGNADGQPVLAVFSHPSRVDAQYLEAAPNVLGTQGAAIIANIGDELGMVINPGAAYGFEINPEGIANIKRDFKRADEVDPNPAGLEGE from the coding sequence ATGACTGAACAGCCGGAACCCGCAGACACCACGCCGCTGAACGACCTCGAGGAGAAGCTGGCCCGGGGCGGCCATCCGGACGCCGACCCGGTGGACGTCATCCTGTCGTTCCTCAACAACGAGGTCTACATCATCAGCTCCGACACGCTCGAGGGCGAGGACTCCCAGGTGGAGCCGCTCGTGCTGGGCAACGCGGACGGCCAGCCGGTCCTGGCCGTGTTCTCGCACCCCAGCCGGGTGGACGCCCAGTATCTCGAGGCCGCTCCCAACGTGCTCGGCACACAGGGCGCGGCGATCATCGCCAACATCGGCGATGAGTTGGGCATGGTGATCAACCCCGGCGCGGCCTATGGTTTCGAGATCAATCCCGAAGGCATCGCCAACATCAAGCGCGACTTCAAGCGCGCCGACGAGGTGGACCCGAACCCCGCAGGGCTGGAAGGCGAGTAA